A DNA window from Allokutzneria albata contains the following coding sequences:
- a CDS encoding L-rhamnose mutarotase yields the protein MEEVALHTRLRPGKEAEYDRVHAEIPAALDDALRAAGVHSWRIWRSGRELFHLVVCEDYAVMREHLREHPANVPWQARMASLLEVADDYSGAESGVGLVWELPCAKSN from the coding sequence GTGGAGGAGGTCGCGCTGCACACGAGGCTCCGCCCCGGCAAGGAGGCGGAGTACGACCGCGTGCACGCGGAGATCCCGGCCGCGCTCGACGACGCGTTGCGCGCGGCCGGGGTCCACTCCTGGCGGATCTGGCGCAGCGGGCGGGAGCTGTTCCACCTGGTGGTGTGCGAGGACTACGCCGTGATGCGGGAGCACCTGCGCGAGCATCCGGCCAACGTGCCGTGGCAGGCGCGGATGGCGTCGCTGCTGGAGGTTGCCGACGACTACTCCGGAGCGGAGTCCGGCGTTGGCCTGGTGTGGGAGCTGCCGTGCGCGAAGTCCAATTAG
- a CDS encoding aldo/keto reductase, whose product MREVQLGRTDVRVSALGFGAAPMAGLYREVSEEIAAGSVAAALDAGVSYFDTAPHYGLGLSERRLGKALASASDFVISTKVGRRLEPVPVVGDDMANGFAVPATHRRVWDFSADGVLASVESSLDRLGLSRVDILLLHDPDDHWDQAVGEALPALAELREKGAVGAIGAGMNQWQMLARFVAETSVDVVMLAGRYTLLEQSALDELLPLCSERQVSVIAAAVFNSGILSRPVVAPDATYNYEPAPPALIDRARRMAEVCGRFGVTLPQAALQFPLGHPAVASVVIGARTGPQMAENARMFGDPVPAECWAALKSEGLLRPDAPVPT is encoded by the coding sequence GTGCGCGAAGTCCAATTAGGACGGACTGATGTCCGGGTCAGCGCGCTCGGGTTCGGAGCGGCGCCGATGGCCGGGCTCTACCGCGAGGTCTCCGAGGAGATCGCGGCGGGCTCGGTCGCGGCGGCGTTGGACGCGGGGGTCTCGTACTTCGACACCGCTCCGCACTACGGGCTCGGGCTGTCGGAACGGCGGCTCGGCAAGGCTCTTGCGTCCGCCTCGGACTTCGTGATCTCGACGAAGGTCGGTCGTCGGCTGGAGCCGGTACCTGTCGTCGGCGACGACATGGCCAACGGTTTCGCCGTTCCCGCAACGCATCGGCGGGTGTGGGACTTCAGCGCGGACGGCGTGCTCGCCTCGGTCGAGTCCTCTTTGGACAGACTCGGGCTGTCCCGGGTGGACATCCTGCTGCTGCACGATCCTGACGACCACTGGGACCAGGCCGTCGGTGAGGCACTGCCCGCGCTGGCCGAGCTGCGCGAGAAGGGTGCGGTCGGCGCGATCGGCGCGGGCATGAACCAGTGGCAGATGTTGGCGCGGTTCGTCGCGGAGACCTCCGTCGACGTGGTGATGCTGGCGGGTCGCTACACGTTGCTCGAGCAGTCGGCGTTGGACGAGCTGCTGCCGTTGTGCTCGGAGCGCCAGGTGTCCGTGATCGCGGCCGCGGTGTTCAACTCCGGCATCCTGTCGCGGCCCGTCGTCGCGCCCGATGCGACCTACAACTACGAGCCCGCACCGCCCGCTTTGATCGACCGCGCTCGGCGGATGGCGGAGGTGTGCGGGCGGTTCGGCGTGACGCTGCCGCAGGCCGCTCTGCAGTTCCCGTTGGGGCATCCGGCGGTGGCGTCGGTGGTGATCGGGGCGCGGACTGGCCCGCAGATGGCGGAGAACGCGCGCATGTTCGGCGACCCGGTGCCCGCTGAGTGCTGGGCCGCGCTGAAGTCCG